One Ahaetulla prasina isolate Xishuangbanna chromosome 1, ASM2864084v1, whole genome shotgun sequence DNA window includes the following coding sequences:
- the FNDC4 gene encoding fibronectin type III domain-containing protein 4 isoform X1, giving the protein MAPIPTYLNPAAVLVLVSWDLCLVRANRPPSPVNVTVTQLKANSATVSWDVPEGDVVIGYAISQQRQDGQMQRFIREVNTTNRACVLWDLAEDADYIIQVQSIGLHGESQASKRVHFRTLKQSDRLPSNSSNQGDITMEGLDKERQLQTGEIIIIVVVLLMWAAVIALFCKQYDIIKDNDSNNNKEKTKPSSEHSTPERPTGGLLRSKKKSPSINIIEV; this is encoded by the exons ATGGCTCCGATTCCCACGTACCTCAATCCGGCCGCCGTCCTGGTCCTGGTCAGCTGGGACCTGTGCCTTGTGCGCGCAA ATCGGCCCCCATCACCTGTCAACGTGACTGTCACACAGCTCAAGGCAAACTCAGCCACAGTCTCCTGGGATGTGCCAGAAGGAGACGTCGTAATCGGCTATGCTATTTCACAACAG CGACAAGATGGGCAAATGCAACGATTCATCCGGGAGGTGAACACCACAAACAGGGCCTGTGTACTCTGGGATCTGGCAGAGGATGCAGACTACATCATCCAGGTCCAGAGCATTGGCCTCCACGGAGAGAGTCAGGCTAGCAAGAGAGTCCATTTTCGCACGTTAAAGCAAAGCGACCGACTTCCATCCAACAGCTCAAACCAAG GAGACATCACAATGGAGGGGCTGGACAAAGAGCGGCAGCTGCAGACCGGGGAGATTATTATCATTGTGGTTGTGCTGCTTATGTGGGCAG CTGTGATCGCACTCTTCTGCAAGCAATATGATATCATTAAGGACAATGATTCCAACAATAATAAAGAGAAGACCAAGCCTTCCTCAGAACATAGCACTCCAGAACGGCCCACAGGGGGACTACTACGTAGCAAG AAGAAATCACCATCTATCAATATCATTGAAGTATAG
- the FNDC4 gene encoding fibronectin type III domain-containing protein 4 isoform X2 → MAPIPTYLNPAAVLVLVSWDLCLVRANRPPSPVNVTVTQLKANSATVSWDVPEGDVVIGYAISQQRQDGQMQRFIREVNTTNRACVLWDLAEDADYIIQVQSIGLHGESQASKRVHFRTLKQSDRLPSNSSNQGDITMEGLDKERQLQTGEIIIIVVVLLMWAAVIALFCKQYDIIKDNDSNNNKEKTKPSSEHSTPERPTGGLLRSKIA, encoded by the exons ATGGCTCCGATTCCCACGTACCTCAATCCGGCCGCCGTCCTGGTCCTGGTCAGCTGGGACCTGTGCCTTGTGCGCGCAA ATCGGCCCCCATCACCTGTCAACGTGACTGTCACACAGCTCAAGGCAAACTCAGCCACAGTCTCCTGGGATGTGCCAGAAGGAGACGTCGTAATCGGCTATGCTATTTCACAACAG CGACAAGATGGGCAAATGCAACGATTCATCCGGGAGGTGAACACCACAAACAGGGCCTGTGTACTCTGGGATCTGGCAGAGGATGCAGACTACATCATCCAGGTCCAGAGCATTGGCCTCCACGGAGAGAGTCAGGCTAGCAAGAGAGTCCATTTTCGCACGTTAAAGCAAAGCGACCGACTTCCATCCAACAGCTCAAACCAAG GAGACATCACAATGGAGGGGCTGGACAAAGAGCGGCAGCTGCAGACCGGGGAGATTATTATCATTGTGGTTGTGCTGCTTATGTGGGCAG CTGTGATCGCACTCTTCTGCAAGCAATATGATATCATTAAGGACAATGATTCCAACAATAATAAAGAGAAGACCAAGCCTTCCTCAGAACATAGCACTCCAGAACGGCCCACAGGGGGACTACTACGTAGCAAG ATTGCCTGA